Within the Tessaracoccus flavescens genome, the region TCGCGACGTTTCGTTCTCCCTCGCCGTTCCAGGTGCCAGCGGCGCTCATGTTCGACTCCCATCGACGGTGCTCCCGGCACCTCCTGTGGTGCCGGACCCAGCCTATCGGGGGTGCGGGGGGGAGCGTGCGTGCAGAGGGGAAGGGAACCTGTGTTCAGGCGCCTTCCGGGGCGTTGACCAGGAAGTCGGCCGCCCGGGTGAGGTATTCGCGCATCTCGGCGTCCTCGGCGGGCTCGAGGTCGAGGGTGTCGACGGCGTTGAGCATGTGGTGCAGCCAGCGGTCGCGCTGAGCCGGCGTGACCGCGTAGTGCATGTGCCGCATCCGGAGACGGGGGTGGCCTCGCTGCTCCTGGTAGGTCTTCGGGCCGCCCCAGTACTGCTCCATGAACATCCGCAGCCTTTCCTCGGCCGGGCCGAGGTCCTCCTCCGGATAGAGGTCGCGCAGTGGTGGATCGGTGGCGACGCCCTTGTAGAACTCGGAGATCAGCTTGCGGAAGGTGGGTTCGCCGCCGACGCGCTCGTAGTACGTCTTGTCGATCACGCGCCTCTCACCTCGTCGCGCCACGAGTGCTTCGGGGCGAACCCGAGCGCCCGCTTCGCAGCGGCGTTGCTCAGCAGCGTGCCGAACTCCGCGACGTCGTCGTCAACGGTGAGGTCCGGGTGGATCGCTGCGAGTGCCTCGCGGCTCGGCAGGTCGAGGATGGTGTCGTCTGCCGCGATGATGAAGGCGTGTGCACCGGTGAGGTGCGCCTCGATGGCGTCCTCGCACGCCTGCGCCACGTCGCGGGCGTCGATGTAGCCGAACAGGTTCCAGCGCCTCGCCTCGGGGTTCTTCGCGAACCCCGGCTGGGCGGCGTAGTCGTCGACGGTGAAGATGTTGGACAGCCGGAGGCCGATGAAGGGGATGTGGGCCCAGCGCGACACCTGATCGGCCATGGCCTCGGTCATCACCTTGCTCAGCGAGTAGGTGGAGTTGGGATAGGGGTAGTGGGCCTCGTCGACGGGGACGTAGTTCACCTCGTCGAACGGGAGCCCGAGCGTCGTCTCGCTCGATGCGTAGACCACCCGCTGCAGGCCGAGCTTCCAGGCCGCGAGGAACACGTTGTTGTTCATCAGCGTGTTGGCGTTGAGCGTGTGCGAGTCGGTGTGGATCCGGTCGGCCGGGATGTTGGCGAGGTGGATCACGGCATCGGCGCCGTGCAACACGTCGACGGCCTCGCCGTAGCGCGTCAGATCCGCCAGGTAGAACTCGCCGTCGAACCAGGCGGGGCGAGGGGCGACATCGGTGGCGACCACCTCGTGTGAGGTCTCCTCGACGAAGTGGCGGAGCGTCGCCTGCCCCGCCTTGCCGCTTGCCCCGGTGATGACGATACGCATGACCTGATCCTAGTCTCCCCTCGCGCTTATACGGTCGTATACTTCCTGATACGCTCGTATCATGGATGACGATCGGACGGCGAAGGCCAGGCTGAGGGACGCTGCGGTCGAACTCGTGGCCGAAGGGGGCACGAAGGCGCTGTCCGCCAGGGCGGTCGCCGACCGGGCGGGGCTTTCGCAGGGCCTGATCCGCCACCATTTCGGTTCCATGGCGGCGCTCCTGCGCGAGTGCGACGCCCACGTCGCCGAACAGATCCGGGAGGGCAAGGAACAGGTGATCAGCCCGGGGCCGGGCTTCGACCCCCTCTCGGCGCTCAACGTCGACGGACGCGAACGCGTCGTCGGCTACCTCGCCGCCCGGCTGACCGAGGACAGCGAACACCTCGACGGGCTCGTCGACACCCTGATCGATGACGCGACAGGGTACATCACCAAGGCTGTCGAGGCCGGCCTGATGCGGGGGGCCCGCGACGAACGCCAGCGCGCCGCGATCCTGACGGTCTTCTCGCTCGGCTCGATCGTCATGCACCGACACGTGGCCCGGCACCTCGGGGTCGACCTCAGTTCCGCCGACTTCGCAAGCCAGCCCGGTTATCTCACCTACGTGCGGCTGCAGTTGGAGGCGTTCGCCGCGCTGTTCCAGCCTGAGGTCGTCGAGCAGTCCCTTGGCTACATCGACTCCATGGAGGAGGACACATGAATCCCATCGAGACCGCGGGACTCACGAAGCACTACGGGGAATTTCCTGCGCTGCGTGACCTCGACCTCGAGGTCAGGCCGGGGGAGGTGTTCGGCTTCCTCGGCCCCAACGGCGCGGGCAAGTCGACCACGATCCGCCTGCTGCTCGGGGAACTGCGCCCCACCAACGGGTCGGCGTCGGTGCTCGGCGCGACCCCGCGCGACGTGGCGATCCGCGCCAGGCTCGGTTACGTGCCTGCCGACCTGTCGCTCTGGCCGGCCATGACGGGGCGGCAGACGCTCGCCTTCTTCGCGAAGCTGCGAGGGGGAGTCGAGGCGACGCGGATTTCGGGGCTCGCCGAGCGGCTCGGCGCCGACCTCGACAAGCGGGTCGGGGAACTGTCGACCGGCAACAGGCAGAAGATCGGCCTGATCGCCGCCTTCATGCACCGGCCGGACCTGCTCGTCCTCGATGAGCCGAACGCCGGGCTCGACCCGCTCGTCCAGCACGAGTTCTGGGCCATGATGCGGGAGGCCGCGGACGAGGGACGCACCGTCTTCCTCTCCAGCCACACGCTCTCCGAGGTCGAACGCGTCGCCGACCGGGTCGGCATCATCCGCTCCGGCGAGCTGATCGCTGTTGAACAGGTCTCCGAGCTGCGCAGGCGCCGGATGCGACACGTCGAGCTCGAGATCGACGGTGACCTCCCGGCCGCCGAGCTCGCCGCGGTCGACGGGGTGCACGACCCGACGGTCCTGCCCGGCCGCGTCGAGTTCACCTTCGACGGCGACATGGCGCAGCTCCTCGCACACGTCACGGCACGCGTGGCACTGCGCGACATCCACACGACCGAGGCCGATCTCGAGGACATCTTCCTCACCTACTACCAGGACGCGAGATGAGCGCCGCCGTCGTGGCCCGGGGCCTCTCCGAGCAGTGGAAGGGGTTGACGGTCACCGCCGTCTCGGTCGGCGCGATGCTGCTGCTCGGGCTGTGGGTGTACCAGGACCTCGACCTGTCGATCTACGACGCGCTGCCCGAGGCGGCGAGGGCGCTGATGGGCATTCCCGCCGGCGCCGACCCCTCGCTGATGGCCTACAACGAGATGCTCGCTGCGGTCGGTGCGCTCGCCTTCACCGGCGTCTCCGTCTCCCTCGGCTCCCGGGCCGTCGCGGCCGACGAGGCGGCGGGGCGGGCCTCCCTCGTGCTTGCCACGCCGACGTCAAGGGCCGCCTTCGCCCTCGGCAAGGCTGGCGCGACGGTCGTCGCGATCCTGGCCGGAGGGGCCTTGCTGTGGGGCATCGCGGAGGCGGCACCGAGGCTGCTCGGAGTCAGCCTCGGCGGCTCGCACGTCTCCGCCCTGATGGCCCACCTCGTCGCGAACGGCCTGTTCCACGCCGGCCTCGCGTTCGCGATCGCGACCGGCCTCGGCAGCCGCTCCCTCGGAGGCGGTGTCGCCGCGACGGTGATGGTCGGCGGCTGGCTTGCCTCCTCGCTGCTGCCGATGTGGCGCGAGGGGGCGGCCGACTGGATTCCCTGGACCTGGTTCAACGGCTCGAAGCCCCTCGTCAACGGCATCGACGGGGGACACCTCGCGCTGCTGCTCGGCGGGGCCGCCCTCCTGATCGCGGGTGGCGTGGTCGGCCTCTCGGTGCGCGAGCTGCGCACCGCTGCCGCGCGGCCCGGCCTCGTCCAGCGGCTCCGGGCGCTGCCCGGGGTGGGCAGGCTGCTGCAACCGACCGGCAGGGGCGCCTCGCTGTTGTCGATCCGGCTGGCCGGTCACCGGGTGCTCGTCGCTTACGTCTCGCTCCTGCTTGCCGGTGTGATGGGGCCCGCCATGCCAGCGATGTACATGGGGCTGCGCGACTCGCTCGATGGTTTCGCCGCCTCGTTCCCGCAGTCGATGGCCGACCTGTTCGGGGGAGGGGACCTGTCGACGGCTGCGGGCTTCCTCCATCTCGAGACGTTCGGGATGGTCGCCCCGCTGTGCGTCATCCTCGTCGTCACGGCGGTCGCGAACGCGGGTATCGCGGGCGAGGAGGCCGCCGGGCGGATGTCGGTGCTGCTCGCCCAGCCCCTCGGCCGAGGACGCGTCTACGTGGCGACGGCGGCGACGGTGGTCGTGTA harbors:
- a CDS encoding globin — encoded protein: MIDKTYYERVGGEPTFRKLISEFYKGVATDPPLRDLYPEEDLGPAEERLRMFMEQYWGGPKTYQEQRGHPRLRMRHMHYAVTPAQRDRWLHHMLNAVDTLDLEPAEDAEMREYLTRAADFLVNAPEGA
- a CDS encoding ABC transporter ATP-binding protein — its product is MNPIETAGLTKHYGEFPALRDLDLEVRPGEVFGFLGPNGAGKSTTIRLLLGELRPTNGSASVLGATPRDVAIRARLGYVPADLSLWPAMTGRQTLAFFAKLRGGVEATRISGLAERLGADLDKRVGELSTGNRQKIGLIAAFMHRPDLLVLDEPNAGLDPLVQHEFWAMMREAADEGRTVFLSSHTLSEVERVADRVGIIRSGELIAVEQVSELRRRRMRHVELEIDGDLPAAELAAVDGVHDPTVLPGRVEFTFDGDMAQLLAHVTARVALRDIHTTEADLEDIFLTYYQDAR
- a CDS encoding TetR/AcrR family transcriptional regulator; translation: MDDDRTAKARLRDAAVELVAEGGTKALSARAVADRAGLSQGLIRHHFGSMAALLRECDAHVAEQIREGKEQVISPGPGFDPLSALNVDGRERVVGYLAARLTEDSEHLDGLVDTLIDDATGYITKAVEAGLMRGARDERQRAAILTVFSLGSIVMHRHVARHLGVDLSSADFASQPGYLTYVRLQLEAFAALFQPEVVEQSLGYIDSMEEDT
- a CDS encoding NAD-dependent epimerase/dehydratase family protein; this encodes MRIVITGASGKAGQATLRHFVEETSHEVVATDVAPRPAWFDGEFYLADLTRYGEAVDVLHGADAVIHLANIPADRIHTDSHTLNANTLMNNNVFLAAWKLGLQRVVYASSETTLGLPFDEVNYVPVDEAHYPYPNSTYSLSKVMTEAMADQVSRWAHIPFIGLRLSNIFTVDDYAAQPGFAKNPEARRWNLFGYIDARDVAQACEDAIEAHLTGAHAFIIAADDTILDLPSREALAAIHPDLTVDDDVAEFGTLLSNAAAKRALGFAPKHSWRDEVRGA